TGTCTGAGCTGGTGGATGACACTCAAGTTGAAACCCTTGCCAACTATGTCGGTAGCCACGATCAGCAACGCAATATCTTGATTCATACCCTGGTCGGCAACGAGACTTTTGCCGATTTGCTAACCCAAACGCTCTATCATGCCATTAACGACTTTATGGAAACCACGCTGGATAAAGCAGGCGCTGCTGGTAAACTGATGAAATTTGGGCGCAGCTCTTTTGAAAAGGCGACTAATAGAAATCTTGATGAAAAACTGCAGGCGTATTTGCATCGTAATATTAAAGATTTAGCACGCCGCGCAGAAGCCAATGCGCAAGAGCATTTATCAAATGACGAAGTCGCACGATTATTAATCACTGGTTGGGCGCGAATCAAAGACCAGCCTGTCAGTCATCTACAGACTTATCTGCGTGATGAGCCTGACAACAGCAGTATCGATCATATCGAAGCCAGCATTCAGCAAAGCTATAACCGCCTGCGCCAGTCACCTTACTTACACAGCCTTGTGGCAGCGAGCATCGATACTTGGTATGGTAATCATCAGTTAGATACCATTGCGACGGTAGTTTCGAGTCTTCATATTGATGAGCAAGCCATGACTCAATTGAGTACAGCGCTATTACCTGTGGTGCACGATGCCATTGAAAGCGAGTGGTTGACGGCACATACTCGTGAAATGTTACAAGCGTTTTATGAGCAACCGAATATTAAAAAAGGCTTAGCATTTAATACCTAGTCATTTACTGTCTTAACGTATTTATATCAGTTTTCCATATCATTTATTTATTTGACAGCACCATACTTATGAGTCAACGTAATACACTCAGCTTGTGGCAAAAACTCAAACAGTTACTGACTGGTTCAGTAGCGCAGGCTGATGAAATTGATATGATACAAACAGAGCCTCATAACATATATAGTAGTGATACATATAGTAGTGATACAGATGATGAGGATACTAGTGACGCTCATGATGATACCAAAATCGATTCTGAATCTGATGTCAAAAATAATAGCGAACACTCAGAAACTGACGCCTTTAACTCGAGTGCCAGTCAACACGAAACTAGCGACACGCCCATTATCGATTTTCTGAAACAGTACTTTAATGATAAGCAATGGCACTATACTCACTATCGACCCAAAAGCAGTGGCAACAAAAACAATGACCGTCAACAATCGCATCACTTATCGCTTAGAATGCGCAATAAAAGTCTCGATTGCGGCTATTTGTTTCGCGTGCAAGAAAACAATAAGCTATTAGCAGTCTATGGAATTTTGCCATTTTTAATACCAGAGAGTCACCAAAGCGCGGCGATGCTACTGATTACTCAAATAAATTATGACTTGCTAATCGGCAATCTAGAAATGGATGTCAATGATGGCGAGATACGCTACAAACACGCTATCGATGTCGAAGCGGTAGGCATCGGTAATGATGTTATCGAGCATTTATTGCAAAGTGTCATCGCGATGACCACGGTCGCGAATGAGATATTTAGTGATTTGATCGATAATCAAAACCCTGCGGAAGACTTACCGACATTACTAACCGAGCTACGTCAACAATCAGATTCTAGAACCTTTTTTTTGCCAACGCAATTTGTGCAGTAATGAACAGACTACCATAGCTATCTGTAGCTTTTACAATGTCTCATCAGCACCTTATTGTTAAAGCGCTTAAATCTATTTATCCTTAATATACTTTTCAAAAAAGACATCCTCTAACACTATGCTAAAAATTGCTTACTCTGATATTTTTCGATATTCTGTGCCTGAAAAACACCGCTTTCCCATGCAAAAATACACCATGATTCCCGAGCGGCTATTGGCTGAAGGCACTATCAGTACCGACAACTTTTTTGCCCCTGCACGTTTGAGCGAAGATGAAATTTTGACCACGCATACTGCGGACTACTGGTATCAGCTGAAAACCCAAACGCTACCACGAAAGGAAGCGCGAGCCATTGGCTTTGAAATGACGCCAGAGCTGGTAGAACGTGGACGTTATATTGCTCATGCCACTTATGAATGTGCATTATATGCGCAGCAATATGGTGCGGCGATGAATGTCGCAGGTGGCACGCATCATGCGTTTGCTGATCATGGCGAAGGGTTTTGCGTGTTTAATGATGTTTGTATCGCGAGTAATTTATTATTAAATCGTGGACAGGCGCAAAAGATTTTAGTGGTCGATTTAGACGTCCATCAGGGTAATGGCAATGCCAGTATTATGGCAGGCGAGCCGCGCGTTTTTGTGTTTAGCATGCATGGCGCAAAGAACTATCCATTTCGAAAGCAAGTATCAGATTTGGATATTGAGCTAGACAATAATACTGGCGATGTGGAATATTTGCAGTTACTAGAGGCGACATTACCACGTTTGATTAGCGACGTTGCGCCAGATATGATATTTTATCAATCCGCTGTCGATGTACTGGCAACTGATAAATTAGGAAAGTTAGGGCTGACGATAGAGGGTTGTAAAGCGCGTGATGAATATGTATTACGCCAAGCAAAAGCTGCCAATATTCCTATCGCTATCGTGATGGGTGGTGGCTATTCAGAAGATATCGACGATGTGGTTGAGGCGCACTGTAATACGTTTCGTTTGACGCAACAGATATTTTTTAATGAAATAACAAAATAATGCGCGCATAAAATAGCATCTAAACAGCCAGCTGCCTCGCAAGCTATCTTATAAAAATGCCATAACTCCCTGCCAGCCGACACGAATACCAAGCACGGTAAGTATCAATAAAATAAGCTGACGAAAGCGTGCTTGTGGCAAATAGCGACGCAAGCGGATGCCGACTAAAAGCGCAGCAATCGATAGTACACTAAGTAGAATAATCAGCTGCCATTCACCACTGCTGAGTGCCATAATAGGCTCACGCAATACAATAATTTGGGCGATTTTACCCAAAAAATAGCACATGTTACCGACTTTAGCGATGGTGTTTTTATCATCGCTGGCAGACAGTAGATACATCATTAATATGGTCGACATGGCGTTGGTCGAGCCACCAATCACCCCTGCACTAAAGCCAACGATGATTAACACAGGCTTGGTAGCAGGTAGACGGAGTTGCTTACCAAGCAAGCTGCTTATGACATAAAAACCAATAACCGCTGCCAATAGCAATAAAATATAGGCGCTATCGACCCATAGTAAGAGCTTCGCGCCTAGAATACTACCAAGTAAGCTGGTCAACGCCAATAACCAATAGCGCCTGCCGTAATAGATAAAATTTTGCCAGATTGTGCGCCCGCCACCCGCGAGCCAAGTCATGGCATTAAGCAATAATGACGGAAAAATGACCAACACAATAGCATGTGGTAACGGGTAGATACTAGCAAGCGCAGTGGTCGTCACCAACGTCACACCTAACCCACTAATACCGTGTAGCAACGATGCCAGTGCAAAGATTACCATCAATACCAACGTCTGGGTGCTATCACTATCCATCATATTAGCCATAAACATTAAGACCTAATATCTGGATTAATAGTGACATAACTAGGCATTGTGACCATTTTGGCGTTGCCATATTGTCTCGCCAATGATGCCAGCCAACTGCTCGGCAATTTTATCTTTGCTCGCCTTCTCAAGTGTGACGCTATCGTGCTCATAACGCTCTGAGAAAAATACCTGCATGGCATTGTCATCACTGGCGAAACCAATGTCTGCTCGGGAAACATCATTACAAGCGATCAAATCTAAATCTTTAGACACCAGTTTGCCACGAGCATAGCGTTCGATATCTTGCGTTTCTGCCGCAAAACCAACGACAAACAGCGCTGGATGCGCAAGCGAAATCGTCGCTAGAATATCAGGGTTTTTGACCAAACTCAGCGTCATCGCATCTTGGGTTTTTTTAATTTTTTGCGGGGCAGCTTCTTCAGTACGATAATCAGCGACAGCAGCCGTGGCGATAAAGATATCCGCCATTACATTTTGATTCTCGCTATGAGCATGCTCCTCATCATCAATCTCATGGCTGTGGTTATGACTGTGGCTATGATCATCACCGCAATCACACTCGCCATGATGTTCATGTTGATGGCTATGATCGTGTTCGTGTTCGTGAGAATGGTCGTGCTCATCTTCAGGCACATACTGTAGCGCACTGTGCGTACCATCCACGCACTGCTGGGCTGCTATCAGCATCTCTTTAGCCGACAATACATCAATGCGCGTGACATTCAGCGGAGTCGGCAGTGCCACTTTGCCACCCGCAATCAAGATAACGTCTGCACCAGCAGCCACGCACGCACGTGCTAATGCAAAGCCCATCTTGCCAGTAGAGTGATTGGACAAGTAGCGCACCGGATCGATAGCTTCTACCGTCGGTCCAGCAGTAATCACCACTCGTTTACCGGCCAATAATTGCGGCGTGGTTTGCATGGCATTGAATAATAATACTTCTGCCAATAGCTGCTCAGGTTCAGGCAAACGCCCTGCTCCCACATCACCGCAGGCTTGCTCGCCACTAGCAGGCGCAATAATTTGATAATTCATATCGCGCAGGGTTTGGACATTGAGATTGACCGCAGGGTGCGCCCACATCTGCTGATTCATGGCTGGTGCAATGATGACTGGTGCCGCCGTTGCAAGGCATACGGTTGTCAATAAATCATCAGCCATGCCCATCGCAAGACGCGCCAGCGTATTAGCAGAGGCTGGGGCAATGATGATTAAATCTGCCCATTTCGCCAGCTCAATATGACCCATCCCAGCTTCTGCTTTTTCATCGAGTAATGAGATATGCACCTCATTGCCAGTCAAAGCTTGCAGGGTCAGTGGCGTAATAAAAGCTTGTGCCCCTGTGGTCATAATGACACGCACCTCAAAGCCTGCCTTGATTAATAGGCGAGCAAAGATAGCAGATTTATAAGCGGCGATACCGCCAGTGATAGCAAGCACAATATTGGACATAAGCATGGCATCAATAAAAAGTTGAAAGATAAAATTGCGCTTATAGTAACAATTATGAGATAAGTTGGGTAAGAATTTCCGTATTTACTCAATATATCTGGCAGCAATCCATTCTCAAGGAGTGACAATGGCGATTAAAGACTGGCATGAAGATGATAGACCACGTGAAAAACTACTGAAATTTGGCGCAGCTTATTTATCTGATGCCGAGATATTAGCGATATTTCTGCGCACAGGTACGCAGTCACAGTCAGCTATCGAGTTGGCGCGTCATTTGATCGAGCAATTTGGTAGCTTGGCAGAATTATTGGCAGCGCCGCAAGAGACTGTACTGGCTTGTCATGGTATTGGTCCTGCCAAATACGCGCAGATATTGGCCTCACTTGAGATGGGTACGCGTTATTTGGACAGTCAGCTCAAAACTGGTCACGCACTTGGGCGCTCGCAAATGGTCAAAGACTATATCAGTACTCAGCTGCGCGGGGAGCATCGCGAAGTCTTTGCGGTACTTTGCTTAGACAATGCGTTAAATCTCATTAATTTTGAGATACTGTTTACTGGCGGCATCTCCTCTTGCTCCGTCTGTATCAAACACGTTCTGCGTCATGCTTTGAGTCACGCCGCCAGCCAACTCATCGTCGCACACAATCATCCACATACCGATGCGACCCCTTCAACGGCAGACAATTTATTAACTTACGAGCTAAAGAAAGCCTGCGATTTAATCGATTTATCCTTGGTAGACCACATCATTGTTGGACGCAATGAGACATTATCTTATGCCGAAAGCGGCTTAGCGCCTTTTGGATAATCGATAACGACTGTTATTTTTGCCTATATGAGAAAATCTTGATACATATAATCGACACAGCGTAGCATTTTAGCTATTGATAGTTATCGGCAACTGTTTCATATTGATGGCTAAATTTGTCTTTTATTTGTCTGTCACTGATTAGACAGTTATCAAAGCCACTTTTGTAAAATACTCAACAAATTAAAATTGATTATAAAATATGCTACAAAATCCATAACGGCTCATTGGTTTAATTTGGTCAACAGACCTCTAAACATCAGCAAAAACAACAACAAGATTTATTCAAATACTTTAATACACACACATTTTTCGCGCTTTTGGTTTAGCGTTATAAAAGGAGACAGTCATGGCAATTGGCTTATTTATTTTGGCAATCATTATTCAATTAGCCATGGTTTTGGCCATCTTTTTATTGTCCCTATCACGAGTCACAGGCAGTATCGTTGCCCTAGTTACCGTCCTTGTCACCACCTTTATCAGTCCTTGGTCGCTCATTTTGGGCATACCAATCGCTTTACTTTGCATCGTTTTGCTCGTCGCCCCTATTCGTCAGTCACTGATTGCCAGACCTGTTTACAAGACTTTGGGCGGGGCAATGCCGAGCATGAGCGATACCGAGCGCGAAGCACTCGATGCGGGTACCAGCTGGTGGGAAAAAGAGCTGTTTATGGGCAATCCCGACTGGGACACTTTTGCTCAATATCCCTATCCAGAGCTGTCGGCAGAAGAGCAAAGCTTTATTGATAATGAAGTAGAAGTACTTTGCGCCATGCTTGATGAATGGAAAATTCAGCATGAAGACAAAGAGCTGTCGCCTGAAGCGTGGCAATTTATCAAAGCCAATGGATTTTTAGGCTTAATCATTCCAAAAGAGTTTGGCGGTTTAGATTTTAGCTCTTATGCACAAAGCCGTATCATGAGTAAAATCGCTTCGCGCTCGCCTACCGCTGCGGTTACCTGTATGGTGCCAAACTCGCTCGGCCCTGGTGAGCTGTTGATGCATTACGGTACAGACGCGCAAAAACAGCGTTGGCTACCCGGTCTTGCCAAAGGTGACGAGGTGCCTTGCTTTGGTTTGACTGGCCCAGAAGCAGGTTCCGATGCTGGTGCGATTCCAGATACAGGGGTGGTTTGTTATGGTGCGCATGAGGGCGAGCAAGTGCTCGGTTTGCGTATGAACTTTTCTAAGCGCTGGATTACCCTCGCACCTATCGCCACGGTCGTGGGTTTAGCATTCAAGATGCACGATCCTGAAGGTTTGCTAGGCAATCCTGATAAGACCGATTACGGTATCACTTGTGCGCTCGTTCCTGCCAGCCATGAAGGCGTTATCATAGGACCACGCCATAATCCAATTGGCTCGCCATTTATGAATGGTACAGTCGATGGTAAAGACGTCTTTATTCCACTAGATTACATCATTGGCGGCGTCGAAAATGCGGGTCGCGGTTGGCGTATGCTGATGGAGTGCTTGGGCGTTGGTCGCGGCATCTCTTTACCAGCTTTATCAACCTCAGCCAGTGAAATGACATATCTGTCTGTCGGTGCTTTTGCCAAAGTACGCGAACAGTTTAAAATCTCTGTTGGCAAGTTTGAAGGCGTCCAAGACGCTACCAGCCGCATGGCCAGTAACACTTATATGCTAGAGGCATTTCGTCACCTCGTCACCTGCGGTCTGAACCAAGGCGGTACACCATCAGTGATGACAGCAATGGCAAAATACTATGCGACTGAAACCATGCGCAGTGTGGTCAATGACGGTATGGATGTGGTTGGTGGTCGCGCGGTGCAGATGGGTCCACGTAACTTTTTGGCCACCCCTTATCAGGCAATTCCAGTATCTATCACGGTTGAAGGCGCAAATATCTTGACGCGCTCACTCATGATATTTGGTCAAGGCGCGATGCGTTGCCATCCTTATCTCTTTGATGAGCTGCAATTGCTGCAAAGCGAAAATAAAGAAAGCGCACTCAAACAGTTCGACACACTGTTTTTTAAACATTTGGGTTATACCTTTAATCGCGGCGCAAAGGCATTTGTCGCAGGTTATGTCGGTGGCAGTAATCATGCACCAAGCTTTGCGGACAGCTTTACTCGTCCCTACTACAAACACATCAACCGCCTGAGCGCAAGCTTTGCCTTAACGGCTGACATGGCATTAGGGTTGCTCGCTGGTGACTTAAAACGTAAAGAGATGCTGTCTGGACGCTTAGCTGATATTCATAGCCATTTATTCATTAGCACTGCTATTTTGCAGTTTTATGAGCATGGTACTAAATCAGCGTCCGAACGCTTGCATGCTGAAGTTGCCTTACAAAATAGCTTATATACCATTCAAGAAGCTTTCGAAGCCTTTTTTGCAAACTTCCCTAATCGTATGGCGGCCAGTTTGGTCAGTTTTGTGACTTTCCCCAGCGGCTCTATCTTTACGCCGCCAAGCGATGAGCTCAAACGCAAGCTGGGCGATGCTTTTATGGATGACTTTGAAGCCAATCCGTTTCGTGATTATCTTAAAACCATGGTCTATTATAATACTGAAGCCGATGATGTCACTGGACGTATGGAACACGCTTATCAAACGTTACTTAGCATCGAGCCATTATGGCAGAGGTTTAAAAAGGCTGAACACAAGGACAGTTTTGAAGGGCTTACTTTTGAGGATCATGTGGTATATGCCAGCCAAAACGGCGATATTACCGAAGAAGAAGCTGAAGTGCTTATTCAGTATAACGCCATACGCTTTGACTCATTATTGACCGATGTGTTCGATAAACATTTATTGCATGCCCAAGAGCGCACCAATCCACACAGCCTTGATAATGCCGTACAGCAATTAACGGACTATGCACAATTGAAAAATGACGCGCAAGCCAGAAACGGCATTGCGACAAACATGACAGCTGAAAATGATATCGACTCTAATGATTTGGGTACGCCCGTCAGTACAGACAAACCAACTGGCGATGCCAATCCCAATCATGGTTATGAGAGTGACGGTGACGTAGAAATGGTCAAAGAGCAAGATACCGTTGAGGAGGTACGTGCACAGACCGACTTTGATGAGTCTGAGCCTGAGGTGGAAGCACTAGATCATCGCCACCGTGATGCAGAGTCACACTTAAGCGAACGCATGAGTAACAACCATCGTCTGAATCAACATAATGCTGACGACCTAGAGCGTTCTGAAATATCTGAAGATGCAGAAAATGTGAAGAATGATATAGACAAACCTGCCGCTACTGATCCTAAATGGCAGGATGGTCTACGCCGTGATGAAAGTGACAAAGTCTAAAATCAAAAGCTTTGATAATTCTTAAAATGACAAGCTTTGAAATAATAGGCTTTGAAATAACAAGCTTTGAAATAACAAGGCACAAAAGAATCAGGCTTAAAATATTTAAAAAACAATAGATGTTAAGGCTGCTAGAAGCCTTGCACGATACATTCTGATCATTCACTTAGAAAAGACTGCCCCATTTGAGCAGTCTTTTTTTAGTTATGAATCGCCATTTTTAACCATTAAGGCGTGTTTGATGATTCAACCATGGCACTGACAGAGACTGCTTTTTAGGCAGCTCAACATTAAAAACAGTCAGCTTAGTCATTCTAAGCGTCTACTTTTAACAATGAAATGGCAAAAAACAGCCCTGTCTCCCTCTCTTAATATTGGAAATAATACTAAATTCTCCCAGCTCCATATAAAAAATATGTTATAAAACTAATTCAGGCATGAGCATTATCCTCATTTTATGCTTTGTCTGGAACAGTTTTAGCGATCAGCAGTATCTATTTTTGAATGTTCAACATGCGCTAATATTGGTCAATATGCCTTGTTATTTACCTACTTTACTCGCGAAAAATTCGGCGCAGACAACTTAACTATTGATTTATATTACCTTAGTCATAAAAAAACGTTGCAGTATCCTTAACAATTATTTTATATTGTGCCCCGAAAACGTGACACTAAGTGGAAGTTGAAAGAATTTAATAGACGTAGCAAGAGCGGTGATAATAATGGCAACAATCACATTGATGTGAGCAGCCTATCTATTCGCTACTGGGGCACGTACACAAAGGATATAAGTTATGTGGAAAAATATGGGACTGACCGGCAAGATTATTGTCGCTATGGTACTCGGTATCATACTGGGATTGTTTATAAACTATTCAGGACTGAACGCTGAAGGCGGTTTCATTCATACGTACATTACCAATGGCTTCCTCGCCATTGTCGGCAAGCTATTTGTCAACTCGCTCAAAATGCTAGTCGTGCCTTTGGTGCTGATCTCACTGATTTGCGGTGTTTGCGGTATTGGGGATATTCGTTTGCTTGGTCGCATCGGCACCAAGACATTTCTTATTTATATGATGACAACAGCTCTGGCTATCGCAACAGCAATTGGCCTTGGCGTGCTATTTGGTATCGGTAAAGGCATGAATATCGAAACCGAAGCGGCATTTGAAGCAGCATCAGCGCCGCCGCTGCTAGATGTTTTCTCTAATATTATCCCATCAAACCCCATCAGCGCGATGGCAAATGGTGATATGTTATCGATTATTTTCTTTGCTATTTTGATCGGTGTTAGTATCTTGATGGTGGGTAAACCTGCCAAAGGCTTAGTGCAGAGCTTAGAATTAATCAATGAAGTCATCTTAAAAATGGTGACCATCATTATGAATCTTGCACCTTATGGTGTATTTGCGCTATTGACCAAAGCAATGGCAGAGCTGGGTTTAGACTTGATTTGGTCACTGCTCGGTTATGTGGCGGTATTGGTCGGCTCATTGGCATTCCATTTCTTTGTCACTATGATGATTGTACTCAAAGTCTCTTCAGGCTTATCCATCAAAACCTTTTTGGCAAAAATGCGTGAAGTTCAGATTTTTGCTTTTAGTACGTCAAGCTCGAACGCGACGATTCCTATTACCTTGCGTACGGTCACCAAGCGCATGGGCGTTAATAACTCAGTTGCCTCATTTACAGTGCCTTTCGGTGCGACCATCAACATGGATGGTACCGCCATCATGCAAGGTACGGCGACCATTTTCATTGCCAATATTTATGGTATTGACTTGGGCGTGACTGAGTATCTGACTGTCATTCTAATGTCCGTTTTGGCTTCCGTCGGTACCGCTGGTGTACCAGGTGTTGGTCTGATTATGCTATCAATGGTATTTGCCCAAGTCGGTCTACCTATCGAAGGTATCGGTCTTATCTTAGGTGTGGATCGTATCCTTGATATGTTACGTACCGCAGTGAACGTCGGTGGCGATGCTGCTGTGACGGCTATTGTGGCAAAATCAGAAGGCAAAATGGATTTGGCTATTTATAACGATCCTAACGCTGGTGCAAAAGACGTGTTTGATGGTCACATTGATGAAGACAATGAGCGTGAATTCTCTGAAGTCTTTAGTGATGGGATCATGGGCAGTGAGTACGATGATATCGATCGTCGCCGCTAGGCACTCGCATTGAATAGATTTTGATAATTTATTCACGATACATAAAAAACCTCAGTCATATTGGCTGAGGTTTTTTTGCTTTACTAAATACATTCACTTAATGAAAAGCAATCAACCAAAAACGTATTTGGTTATCATCGCCAAGCATACCACTACAATCATCGGACGAATCAGCTTACTACCGCCCTTGACCACCATATGAGAGCCAAAATACGCGCCTATCGTTTGTCCCACCATCATGGCAAGCCCTACTTTCCACAAGACATTACCGCCCAAAATAAAGAATATTAACGAGCCAATATTGGTCGATAGATTCAATACCTTTGCTGCCCCTGTCGCTTCGATAATTTGCCGACCGCGCAACGCCACGTTGCCGAGCGCAAAAAACATCCCTGTGCCTGGTCCAATATAACCATCATAAAAACCAATTAATGGTGCAACCACTTTTTGCCATTTGCCTTCTGAGATACGCGGCGCAGCTTCTACTTCGCCAAGTCGAGGCGCAAACAAGGTATAAATCCCGATAGCCGCAATCAAAAACGGAATCAGTGTCTCAAGCAGATCCGGCGGCGACATCTGTACAGCGATAGTGCCGAGAACAGAACCGATAAAAGCGCCAACAATAGCTACTTTGATACGTTGCGGTTTGACCACCCCTTTTCTAATCATCGTAATAGAGGCTGCTAGCGCACCTGAAGCGGCTTGTAGCTTATTGGTACCGAGCGTTAGCACTGGTGGAATATTGGCAAGTAACATGGCGGGGATGGTCAATAAACCGCCACCACCAGCGATAGCATCAATAAAGCCTGCCAACGCTGCCACAGCGGTAAGCATTAATATAACCTCTAACGAAAGCGATAAGTCCATGACGCTGACCTGTAAATTTTATGATGGAAAATGAGTAAGTTCTAAAACTGGCTTTAAGAACTGGCTTTAAGAACGGGAAATAAAATATTAGTAGCAATGTTGTTATCAAATTTGCTATTCATGAGCTGCTAGTACTGCTGATATGTATTAAAGCTGTGACAGAACATCACAAAATGCCAATCATTATAAAGATAAAACGCTAAAAAAAGCCAAAAACGTAAAAAAGTCTGCTAGATTTGTCTAACGGCTTAATAAGTATCTAAAATAAACAGCGATTGATTAAAAGTATGTAACGACTTATCACGCTTTTGTCTGCTCTATCGACTTTATAATATCGCTATTATTAATGTGACAAGCGGCACTTATAACTTTTGGTTGACGTATTTTGTTGTCTATATCAATAAGAGTATGAGAAACTGTTGCTGTCTATCATGTCTTTATGAGTCGTGTCATAGATATTTGAGGTTATTGGATTAATTTGTAATTCGTGTTTAGCAAATGAGGATGATATGGCAATACGCAGGATTAAAGCATTTTTTGAATTTGAGGCAGCGGGCGGTATCGTCCTAGCATTGGCTGCCATTGCTGCAATGATTATTGCCAACTCTCCTCTTAATGTGTGGTACGAGGGCTTTATTCACGCACCCGTTGCCATTCAAATCGGTGAGTTCGCTATCGCTAAAGACGCTCATCACTGGATCAATGACGGTTTGATGGCGATTTTCTTTTTCTTAGTGGGACTTGAGCTAAAGCGTGAAGTGTTGATCGGTGAGCTGTCTAACGTTAAGCAAATCATCCTGCCAGCTGGTGCGGCACTCGGTGGCATGATCATGCCAGCGATTGTCTATCTGCTTTTTAACTATAACGAGCCTGAGTTTTGGAAAGGATGGGCAATTCCAGCCGCGACCGATATTGCTTTTGCCCTAGGTATTTTGAGCTTATTAGGCAACCGCGTTCCCAATTCTTTAAAAGTGTTTTTAGTATCTATCGCTATCTTCGATGATATTGGCGCCATTTTAATCATCGCTTTATTTTATACCAGTGATTTGTCATTAGAGTCATTGGCAGTGGCAGGTCTATGTCTACCCTTCTTATACCTTCTTAATCGTCGCAACGTCACCAGCATCACGCCTTATCTGCTGATCGGTGTGATCATGTGGATAGCAGTCCTCAAATCAGGGATTCATGCTACCTTGGCTGGCGTGGTCTTAGCACTATTTATTCCTATGTTTGACCGTACTGATCCTGAGCACTCACCACTAGAAGAGCTAGAGCACGATCTACATAACACCGTTGCCTTCGGTATCTTGCCATTATTCGCATTTGCCAACTCAGGCATATCCCTCAAAGGTGCAGGCTTCGCTGAGCTGTTCCATTCGGTACCGCTTGGTATTGCGGC
This region of Psychrobacter sp. JCM 18902 genomic DNA includes:
- a CDS encoding YbjN domain-containing protein; the protein is MSQRNTLSLWQKLKQLLTGSVAQADEIDMIQTEPHNIYSSDTYSSDTDDEDTSDAHDDTKIDSESDVKNNSEHSETDAFNSSASQHETSDTPIIDFLKQYFNDKQWHYTHYRPKSSGNKNNDRQQSHHLSLRMRNKSLDCGYLFRVQENNKLLAVYGILPFLIPESHQSAAMLLITQINYDLLIGNLEMDVNDGEIRYKHAIDVEAVGIGNDVIEHLLQSVIAMTTVANEIFSDLIDNQNPAEDLPTLLTELRQQSDSRTFFLPTQFVQ
- a CDS encoding histone deacetylase; translated protein: MLKIAYSDIFRYSVPEKHRFPMQKYTMIPERLLAEGTISTDNFFAPARLSEDEILTTHTADYWYQLKTQTLPRKEARAIGFEMTPELVERGRYIAHATYECALYAQQYGAAMNVAGGTHHAFADHGEGFCVFNDVCIASNLLLNRGQAQKILVVDLDVHQGNGNASIMAGEPRVFVFSMHGAKNYPFRKQVSDLDIELDNNTGDVEYLQLLEATLPRLISDVAPDMIFYQSAVDVLATDKLGKLGLTIEGCKARDEYVLRQAKAANIPIAIVMGGGYSEDIDDVVEAHCNTFRLTQQIFFNEITK
- a CDS encoding sulfite exporter TauE/SafE family protein, whose amino-acid sequence is MANMMDSDSTQTLVLMVIFALASLLHGISGLGVTLVTTTALASIYPLPHAIVLVIFPSLLLNAMTWLAGGGRTIWQNFIYYGRRYWLLALTSLLGSILGAKLLLWVDSAYILLLLAAVIGFYVISSLLGKQLRLPATKPVLIIVGFSAGVIGGSTNAMSTILMMYLLSASDDKNTIAKVGNMCYFLGKIAQIIVLREPIMALSSGEWQLIILLSVLSIAALLVGIRLRRYLPQARFRQLILLILTVLGIRVGWQGVMAFL
- the coaBC gene encoding bifunctional phosphopantothenoylcysteine decarboxylase/phosphopantothenate--cysteine ligase CoaBC, with protein sequence MSNIVLAITGGIAAYKSAIFARLLIKAGFEVRVIMTTGAQAFITPLTLQALTGNEVHISLLDEKAEAGMGHIELAKWADLIIIAPASANTLARLAMGMADDLLTTVCLATAAPVIIAPAMNQQMWAHPAVNLNVQTLRDMNYQIIAPASGEQACGDVGAGRLPEPEQLLAEVLLFNAMQTTPQLLAGKRVVITAGPTVEAIDPVRYLSNHSTGKMGFALARACVAAGADVILIAGGKVALPTPLNVTRIDVLSAKEMLIAAQQCVDGTHSALQYVPEDEHDHSHEHEHDHSHQHEHHGECDCGDDHSHSHNHSHEIDDEEHAHSENQNVMADIFIATAAVADYRTEEAAPQKIKKTQDAMTLSLVKNPDILATISLAHPALFVVGFAAETQDIERYARGKLVSKDLDLIACNDVSRADIGFASDDNAMQVFFSERYEHDSVTLEKASKDKIAEQLAGIIGETIWQRQNGHNA
- the radC gene encoding RadC family protein; amino-acid sequence: MAIKDWHEDDRPREKLLKFGAAYLSDAEILAIFLRTGTQSQSAIELARHLIEQFGSLAELLAAPQETVLACHGIGPAKYAQILASLEMGTRYLDSQLKTGHALGRSQMVKDYISTQLRGEHREVFAVLCLDNALNLINFEILFTGGISSCSVCIKHVLRHALSHAASQLIVAHNHPHTDATPSTADNLLTYELKKACDLIDLSLVDHIIVGRNETLSYAESGLAPFG